In one window of Candidatus Fonsibacter ubiquis DNA:
- the purL gene encoding phosphoribosylformylglycinamidine synthase subunit PurL, whose translation MQKVDQELAIKHGLTAEEYNKIIKLIGRNPNLVELGIFSAMWNEHCSYKSSRIWLQTLPTKNKYVIQGPGENAGVVDFGDGDVVIFKIESHNHPSYIEPYQGAATGVGGILRDVFTMGARPVANLNSIRFGSPNHEKTKYLLNGVVSGIGGYGNCIGVPTVGGETEFDECYNGNILVNAMNIGIAKKNKVFYSIASGIGNPVVYVGSKTGRDGIHGATMASAEFDEDSESKKPTVQVGDPFTEKLLLEACLELMQKKSIVSIQDMGAAGLTSSSIEMASKGDLGIKINLNLIPCRENNMTPYEIMLSESQERMLMVLKKGKEKEAQKIFEKWGLDFAIIGKLTNSKKLELEFNKKNVCSIPIHSLGDNAPKYKRDYITYNYPKIINHDSDIEKLDIKDSLIKILSHHNYSKKSWVWEQYDHMVMADTIQKPGGDSAVVRYHGKNKGIAATVDCIPRYCKAHPKSGAMQAVCETWRNLISVGAQPIAITNCLNFGNPEKKEIMGQFVDSINGMKEACEALNYPVISGNVSLYNETNGIAIYPTPTIGGVGLLKNINNMMTFNFKNTDNIIAVIGETSGHLSQSALIYDVIGDKKGPPPQINLKEEKKNGFFVSNLIKSKLVTSVHDISHGGIIVTLAEMCMASNIGAKIKVSGSNNEKIKYLFSEDQARYLIEINRKNFEKVKKIAKNKSIKIDIIGETQSEIFEIENNFKISVKELKTKNESWFKNYNKN comes from the coding sequence ATGCAAAAAGTTGATCAAGAACTCGCTATAAAACATGGTCTAACTGCCGAAGAATATAATAAAATTATTAAATTAATAGGAAGAAATCCAAATTTAGTAGAGCTTGGAATTTTTTCAGCCATGTGGAATGAGCACTGTTCTTATAAATCCTCAAGAATTTGGCTACAAACTTTGCCAACAAAAAACAAATATGTAATTCAAGGACCTGGAGAAAATGCAGGAGTTGTTGATTTTGGTGATGGTGATGTTGTAATTTTTAAAATTGAAAGTCACAACCACCCTTCTTATATCGAGCCTTATCAAGGGGCAGCAACTGGAGTTGGTGGAATATTAAGAGATGTTTTTACAATGGGCGCAAGACCTGTTGCTAATTTAAATTCTATAAGATTTGGCTCACCTAATCATGAAAAAACAAAATATTTATTAAACGGAGTAGTTTCTGGTATTGGCGGATATGGAAATTGTATTGGTGTTCCAACTGTGGGGGGTGAGACTGAATTTGATGAATGTTACAACGGTAATATATTAGTTAATGCTATGAACATTGGCATTGCTAAAAAAAATAAAGTTTTTTATTCAATTGCAAGCGGTATTGGTAATCCTGTTGTTTATGTAGGATCAAAAACAGGTAGAGATGGAATCCATGGTGCAACAATGGCATCTGCAGAATTTGATGAAGACTCAGAGTCAAAAAAACCAACTGTACAAGTTGGAGACCCATTTACTGAAAAATTGCTTTTAGAAGCTTGTTTAGAGTTAATGCAAAAAAAATCTATAGTTTCCATACAAGATATGGGTGCGGCAGGCCTTACTTCTTCTTCTATAGAAATGGCATCAAAGGGTGACCTTGGAATTAAAATTAATTTAAATTTAATCCCTTGTAGAGAAAATAATATGACGCCCTATGAAATTATGCTTTCTGAAAGTCAGGAAAGAATGTTAATGGTTTTAAAAAAAGGAAAAGAAAAAGAAGCTCAAAAAATATTTGAAAAATGGGGATTAGATTTTGCAATTATAGGAAAATTAACAAATTCAAAAAAACTTGAACTTGAATTTAATAAAAAGAATGTATGTAGTATTCCAATACATTCATTAGGAGACAATGCGCCTAAATATAAAAGAGATTACATAACTTACAATTATCCAAAAATAATTAATCATGACTCAGATATTGAGAAATTGGATATTAAAGATTCATTAATTAAAATTTTATCCCATCACAATTACTCAAAAAAATCATGGGTATGGGAACAGTACGATCATATGGTAATGGCAGATACAATCCAAAAACCAGGTGGTGACTCTGCTGTAGTTAGATATCATGGAAAAAATAAGGGTATAGCTGCTACAGTTGATTGTATTCCAAGATATTGTAAAGCCCATCCAAAATCTGGAGCTATGCAGGCTGTATGTGAAACTTGGAGAAATTTAATTTCGGTTGGCGCTCAGCCCATTGCTATTACTAATTGTTTAAATTTTGGAAATCCTGAAAAAAAAGAAATTATGGGTCAGTTTGTAGATAGTATCAATGGAATGAAAGAGGCCTGTGAAGCTTTAAATTATCCAGTGATATCTGGGAATGTGTCTTTATATAATGAAACAAATGGTATTGCTATTTACCCAACTCCAACAATTGGCGGAGTTGGTCTTTTAAAAAATATAAATAATATGATGACTTTTAATTTTAAAAACACTGACAATATTATTGCAGTTATAGGCGAAACGTCAGGTCACTTAAGCCAAAGCGCATTAATTTATGATGTTATTGGAGATAAAAAAGGCCCTCCTCCTCAAATTAATTTAAAAGAAGAGAAGAAGAATGGTTTTTTTGTTAGTAACTTAATCAAAAGCAAATTAGTAACTTCAGTTCATGATATTTCTCACGGTGGAATTATCGTCACATTAGCTGAAATGTGTATGGCCTCTAATATTGGTGCAAAGATTAAAGTTTCAGGATCTAATAATGAAAAGATTAAATATTTATTTTCAGAAGATCAGGCTAGGTATTTAATAGAGATTAATAGAAAAAACTTTGAAAAAGTAAAAAAAATTGCAAAAAATAAAAGTATTAAAATAGATATTATTGGCGAAACCCAAAGTGAAATATTTGAAATAGAAAATAATTTCAAAATTAGTGTTAAAGAGTTAAAGACAAAAAATGAAAGTTGGTTTAAAAATTATAATAAAAATTAA
- the nadE gene encoding NAD(+) synthase, which produces MTAADRIQFIKNWIKNYCNSMEKKPDCLVVGVSGGIDSAVVSTISAMTEMRVKALSMPIRQLKFQDDLSRAHLKWLKSKFSNVDEVIINLDEVFNNFEKSLKDFNDEHAFANSRARLRMTTLYQVAGANNGIVVGTGNKVEDFGVGFYTKYGDGGVDISPIADCLKTQVWEMGKELKILESIIKAPPTDGLWADGRTDERQLGMSYEDLEKAMLNPEDKNYEKYLKIRKRNLHKINQIPICKFKKDE; this is translated from the coding sequence ATGACAGCAGCAGATAGAATTCAATTTATTAAAAACTGGATTAAAAACTATTGCAATTCGATGGAGAAGAAACCTGATTGTTTAGTTGTAGGGGTTTCTGGTGGGATTGACTCAGCAGTTGTAAGTACCATTTCAGCAATGACGGAAATGAGAGTTAAGGCACTATCAATGCCGATAAGACAACTAAAATTTCAAGATGATTTAAGTAGGGCGCATTTAAAATGGTTAAAGAGTAAATTTTCTAATGTAGATGAGGTTATTATTAATTTAGATGAAGTTTTCAATAATTTTGAAAAGTCTTTAAAAGATTTTAATGATGAACATGCTTTTGCAAATTCACGCGCAAGATTACGAATGACAACTTTATACCAAGTAGCAGGAGCAAATAATGGAATTGTTGTTGGCACCGGAAATAAAGTTGAAGATTTTGGAGTAGGTTTTTATACAAAATATGGCGATGGTGGAGTTGATATTTCCCCAATAGCAGATTGTCTCAAAACACAAGTGTGGGAGATGGGAAAAGAGTTAAAGATATTGGAGAGTATTATTAAAGCTCCACCAACGGATGGTTTGTGGGCAGATGGAAGAACAGATGAACGTCAATTAGGAATGTCCTATGAAGATTTAGAAAAAGCTATGCTTAATCCAGAAGATAAAAATTACGAAAAATATTTGAAAATTAGAAAAAGAAATCTTCATAAAATCAATCAAATTCCAATTTGTAAATTTAAAAAAGATGAATAG
- the purQ gene encoding phosphoribosylformylglycinamidine synthase subunit PurQ, which yields MKASVIVFPGSNCDRDIKISLEKFGIKTSMIWHADAKLPKSDLVVLPGGFSYGDYLRCGSIASKSRIMKEVITHSKKGGLVMGICNGFQVLVESQLLPGVLIRNINLKFICKNITVKVTNNKTSFTSKTNRNTVLEIPIAHNEGNYFANKDLINELEDNNQIVLQYCDSAGNITEQCNPNGSIKNIAGIINKKGNVFGLMPHPERASDKLLGGMDGSIIFKSLK from the coding sequence ATGAAAGCCAGTGTAATTGTTTTTCCTGGTTCTAATTGCGATCGTGATATAAAAATTTCTCTTGAAAAATTTGGTATAAAAACTTCAATGATATGGCATGCAGATGCCAAACTCCCAAAATCTGATCTTGTTGTCCTTCCAGGTGGTTTTTCATATGGAGATTATTTGAGATGTGGAAGTATCGCATCTAAATCAAGAATTATGAAAGAAGTTATAACTCACTCCAAAAAAGGTGGTTTGGTAATGGGTATCTGCAATGGTTTCCAAGTTCTTGTTGAATCTCAACTTTTGCCTGGTGTTTTAATAAGAAATATTAATCTTAAATTTATATGTAAAAATATAACTGTAAAAGTAACTAATAATAAAACAAGTTTTACATCTAAAACCAATAGAAATACTGTTCTTGAAATTCCTATCGCTCATAACGAAGGAAATTATTTTGCAAATAAAGATTTGATTAATGAACTAGAGGATAATAATCAAATTGTACTTCAGTATTGTGACAGCGCAGGGAACATTACAGAACAATGCAATCCTAATGGTTCAATAAAAAATATCGCAGGAATTATAAATAAAAAAGGAAATGTATTTGGTCTTATGCCTCATCCAGAAAGAGCATCTGATAAATTATTAGGTGGTATGGATGGTTCGATCATTTTCAAATCTTTAAAATAA
- the cimA gene encoding citramalate synthase yields the protein MSKEKIYIFDTTLRDGAQTQGVNFSMNEKNRIANALSKLGVDYIEAGWPGANPLDTNFFNKPPKLSNSTLVAFGMTKKSGRSAENDPGLSAIINSNTKSVCIVGKTWDFHVDVALGISKEENLENIVDTTKHFVKNNREYMFDAEHFFDGYKNNQKYALECVRSAYDNGARWIVLCDTNGGTLPFEIEEIVHDVAKVIPGKNLGIHTHNDTENAVANTLAAIRSGARQVQGTLNGLGERCGNANIVSIIPTLLFKKYFRDKFDISVEETKVKYLTECSRLLDEILNRKPNNHAAYVGASAFAHKGGLHVSAVEKNPKTYEHIIPDSVGNKRNIVVSDQSGRSNILSRLEKLNIKINKDDPKVQKLLEQVKDREFIGYAYDGADASFELLTRRLLGDIPNYLNIKKYEVKVSKSTDNDLINSYATVVLEVDKKEITCEGSGNGPVNAIDNAIRSNVNKIRKYSEYLKDLRLVDYKVRILNTGTNAITRVSIESTDNTGDVWFTIGVSPNIIEASFRALIDSIDYKLYKDKAPANF from the coding sequence ATGAGTAAAGAAAAAATTTACATATTTGATACTACTTTGAGAGATGGAGCACAAACACAAGGTGTGAATTTCTCAATGAATGAAAAAAATAGAATTGCAAACGCATTATCTAAATTAGGAGTTGACTACATTGAGGCCGGATGGCCTGGGGCAAATCCATTAGATACAAATTTTTTTAATAAACCTCCAAAATTATCCAATTCAACCTTAGTTGCATTTGGAATGACCAAAAAATCCGGTAGGAGTGCTGAAAATGATCCTGGTTTATCTGCTATTATAAATTCAAATACCAAGTCCGTTTGTATCGTTGGAAAAACATGGGATTTTCACGTAGATGTAGCCTTAGGAATTTCAAAAGAAGAAAATTTAGAAAATATTGTCGACACAACGAAGCATTTTGTAAAAAATAATAGAGAATATATGTTTGATGCTGAACATTTTTTTGATGGGTACAAAAATAATCAAAAGTATGCATTAGAATGTGTCCGCTCAGCTTATGATAATGGAGCAAGATGGATTGTTTTATGTGATACAAATGGAGGAACTTTGCCATTTGAGATTGAAGAAATAGTACATGATGTTGCAAAAGTTATTCCTGGAAAAAATTTAGGTATACACACCCATAATGATACTGAAAACGCTGTAGCAAACACTCTTGCTGCTATCAGATCAGGCGCAAGACAGGTTCAAGGAACTTTAAATGGCTTAGGAGAAAGATGTGGTAACGCAAATATTGTATCGATTATTCCAACATTGTTATTTAAGAAATATTTTAGGGATAAATTTGATATTTCAGTAGAAGAAACAAAAGTTAAATATTTAACCGAATGTTCTAGATTATTAGATGAAATTTTAAATAGAAAACCTAATAATCATGCTGCTTATGTTGGGGCTTCGGCTTTTGCTCATAAAGGGGGGCTTCATGTTTCTGCTGTAGAAAAAAATCCAAAAACATACGAACATATTATTCCAGATTCTGTTGGTAATAAAAGAAATATTGTTGTTTCTGATCAGTCAGGAAGATCTAATATTTTGTCGAGATTAGAAAAGTTAAATATTAAAATTAATAAAGATGATCCTAAAGTTCAAAAATTATTAGAACAAGTCAAAGATAGAGAATTTATTGGTTATGCTTATGATGGTGCCGATGCCTCATTTGAATTATTAACTCGAAGATTATTAGGGGATATTCCCAATTATTTAAATATTAAAAAATACGAAGTAAAAGTTAGCAAAAGTACTGATAATGATCTTATAAACTCTTATGCAACAGTTGTATTAGAAGTTGATAAAAAAGAGATTACTTGTGAAGGATCAGGTAATGGACCAGTTAACGCAATTGATAATGCGATTAGATCTAACGTAAATAAAATTAGAAAATATAGCGAGTATTTAAAAGATTTGCGGTTAGTAGATTATAAAGTCAGAATTTTAAATACAGGAACCAATGCAATTACCCGTGTTTCTATTGAGAGCACAGATAATACTGGAGATGTATGGTTTACCATTGGAGTATCGCCAAATATAATTGAAGCATCTTTTAGAGCGCTGATAGATAGTATTGATTACAAGTTGTATAAAGATAAGGCCCCAGCAAACTTTTAA
- the cysS gene encoding cysteine--tRNA ligase, translating to MNSLKIYNTLKREKEDFIPLSKESVGMYVCGPTVYDEPHIGNARPLIIFDLVYRILIKNFGKDKVNYVRNITDIDDKIIQRASELKIDINELTKNITDIFFDDCKYLNCLVPNYQPKATENISAMIKMTENLITKQIAYVKNGNVYFNVNKFKDYGKLSNKNPKELISGSRVEISELKNNPLDFVLWKPSKDKEPSWDSPWGKGRPGWHIECSAMAQKYLGKEFDLHCGGLDLIFPHHENEIAQSICANDSNILAKYWMHNGYLTVNGKKMSKSEGNFVTINNLKNNFNGQIVRLSVLGTHYRQPLDWNLKILETNKKILENWYTFYSSENEEINDELLNILLDDLNTPKFITNIHSLYNKAKTGDNTAKKDLNSALKFIGLFNQSEEQFNSLRKKSNLDVGQIENLIDLRNLARKNKDFKKADKIRLDLENNGILIEDLNDKTHWKYK from the coding sequence ATGAATAGTTTAAAAATTTACAATACTTTAAAAAGAGAAAAAGAAGATTTTATTCCCCTAAGCAAAGAATCAGTTGGAATGTATGTCTGTGGCCCAACCGTTTATGATGAGCCTCATATTGGCAATGCTCGACCATTAATTATTTTTGATCTTGTATATAGAATCTTAATTAAGAACTTTGGAAAAGATAAAGTTAATTATGTTAGAAACATTACTGACATTGATGACAAGATTATTCAAAGAGCAAGTGAGTTAAAAATTGATATTAATGAACTAACAAAAAATATAACTGATATTTTTTTTGATGATTGTAAATATTTGAATTGTCTAGTTCCTAATTACCAACCTAAAGCAACTGAAAATATATCAGCCATGATTAAAATGACTGAAAATTTAATTACTAAACAAATTGCATACGTAAAAAATGGTAATGTTTATTTTAATGTAAATAAATTTAAAGATTATGGAAAATTATCAAATAAAAATCCAAAAGAATTAATTTCTGGATCAAGAGTTGAAATCTCGGAATTAAAAAATAATCCTTTAGATTTTGTCTTGTGGAAACCTTCAAAAGATAAAGAACCTTCTTGGGATTCACCTTGGGGAAAAGGTAGACCAGGTTGGCATATAGAGTGTTCTGCAATGGCACAAAAGTATTTAGGTAAAGAATTTGATTTACACTGCGGTGGATTAGATCTTATTTTTCCTCATCATGAAAATGAGATAGCCCAATCAATTTGTGCAAATGACTCTAATATTCTTGCAAAATATTGGATGCACAATGGTTATTTAACTGTTAATGGAAAAAAAATGTCAAAATCTGAGGGAAATTTTGTCACTATTAATAATTTAAAAAATAATTTTAATGGGCAGATTGTTAGATTATCTGTTTTGGGCACTCACTACAGACAACCATTGGATTGGAATCTAAAAATTTTAGAAACAAACAAAAAAATATTAGAAAATTGGTATACTTTTTATTCTTCTGAAAATGAGGAAATTAATGATGAATTACTAAATATTTTATTGGATGATCTAAATACACCAAAATTTATAACAAACATTCACAGTCTTTATAACAAAGCTAAAACTGGCGATAACACAGCTAAAAAAGATTTAAATTCTGCACTAAAGTTTATTGGTTTATTTAATCAAAGTGAAGAACAATTTAATAGTTTAAGAAAAAAATCAAATCTTGATGTAGGTCAAATTGAAAATCTTATAGACCTTAGAAATCTTGCGAGAAAAAATAAAGATTTTAAAAAAGCCGATAAAATTAGACTAGATCTTGAAAATAATGGAATTTTAATAGAGGATCTTAATGATAAAACGCATTGGAAATATAAGTAA
- the grxD gene encoding Grx4 family monothiol glutaredoxin, with product MTNVNEKIKDIINNNNVVLFMKGTPEMPQCGFSMTVSNILKKLNVKFSGIDVLADPEIRQGIKDFSNWPTVPQLYIKGEFIGGCDIAKEMYEKGELQKILKLSII from the coding sequence ATGACAAACGTAAATGAAAAAATAAAAGATATTATAAATAATAATAATGTAGTTTTATTCATGAAAGGTACACCTGAGATGCCACAATGTGGATTTTCAATGACCGTTAGTAATATTTTAAAAAAACTTAATGTAAAATTTAGCGGTATTGACGTTTTAGCTGACCCTGAAATAAGACAAGGAATTAAAGATTTTAGTAATTGGCCGACTGTTCCTCAACTATACATTAAAGGAGAATTTATTGGTGGCTGCGATATTGCAAAAGAAATGTACGAAAAAGGTGAATTACAAAAAATTCTAAAATTAAGTATTATCTAG
- a CDS encoding BolA/IbaG family iron-sulfur metabolism protein, with translation MAIKQEEIHKLLKEGFPDADIEINDLAGDDNHYAAKIRSSQFKGKTRVQQHQMVYASLKGKMGNELHALALTTEEK, from the coding sequence ATGGCTATTAAACAAGAAGAAATTCATAAATTATTAAAAGAAGGTTTTCCAGATGCTGATATTGAAATCAATGATCTAGCTGGTGATGATAATCATTATGCTGCTAAAATTAGATCTTCACAATTTAAAGGAAAGACTAGAGTTCAGCAGCATCAAATGGTATATGCATCTTTAAAAGGTAAAATGGGTAATGAATTACATGCATTGGCTTTAACAACAGAAGAAAAATAA
- a CDS encoding RNA methyltransferase, which translates to MLFKNIHFILVRPQLGENIGAAARSLKNFNFENLRLISPRDSWPNKSAIYTAVEAKDIIHKAKVFLNTDQAIADLDCVFATTSRSRSVNKKIVDLSKAVKIIKKLSISNKKTGIFFGPEASGLSNDDLINANYLVNIPTSNKFKSLNLSHAVTIFAFELFISQKKFEPIVKNLYRSEDAKKNEVNAFLDFMISHLDKVGFLKPVEKKQQMIRSVKNIFHRSSLSTQEIRTLSGVISSLIKYKG; encoded by the coding sequence ATGTTATTTAAAAATATTCACTTTATTTTAGTTAGACCTCAACTTGGAGAAAACATAGGAGCTGCCGCAAGATCATTAAAAAATTTTAATTTTGAAAATTTAAGATTAATTTCACCACGTGATAGTTGGCCAAATAAAAGCGCAATATATACTGCAGTAGAAGCAAAAGATATTATTCATAAAGCAAAAGTTTTTTTAAATACTGATCAGGCAATTGCAGATTTAGATTGTGTTTTTGCAACAACTTCAAGAAGTAGATCAGTTAATAAAAAGATTGTAGATTTATCTAAAGCTGTAAAGATTATAAAAAAACTAAGTATATCCAATAAAAAAACTGGAATTTTTTTTGGGCCAGAAGCGTCAGGATTAAGTAATGACGATCTTATTAATGCTAATTATTTAGTTAACATTCCAACAAGCAATAAATTTAAATCATTAAATTTATCACATGCAGTGACTATTTTTGCTTTTGAATTATTTATTTCTCAAAAAAAATTTGAACCTATTGTTAAGAATTTATATAGAAGTGAAGATGCAAAAAAGAATGAAGTTAATGCTTTTTTAGATTTTATGATATCCCATTTAGATAAGGTGGGTTTTTTGAAGCCAGTTGAAAAAAAACAACAAATGATTAGAAGTGTTAAAAATATTTTTCATCGAAGCTCTCTTTCCACACAGGAAATTAGAACTTTATCAGGAGTTATCAGTTCTTTAATTAAATATAAGGGATGA
- a CDS encoding class II 3-deoxy-7-phosphoheptulonate synthase translates to MKNWKPNSWRTKTGKHLPVYENEAKLNEVLKEISKFPPLVFAGESRTLKQILGDVSEGKAFLFQGGDCAESFEEFHPDNIRDLFKVILQVSLILTVSSHLPIVKIGRVAGQFSKPRSSSTEIINGKELPSYLGDNINGMKFDEQSRKPDPIRLLKSYSQSAATLNLLRAFSQGGFADLSKVHLWNMDFVNKSADKKFKEIQNKVMDALNFMHACGITIEQNRRLRTVNFYTSHEALHLPYEEAMTRVDSTTGEYHDTSAHFLWIGDRTRQIDGAHVEFCRGIKNPIGIKCGPSLDAKELIKLIEVLNPEDEAGRITLIARFGHDKVEKFLPKLIQAVKKSNKKVIWSCDPMHGNTIKSTTGFKTRPFKDIISEVKSFFDIHQGEGTYAGGLHIEMTGKNVTECIGGAQNITDKDLSSRYHTHCDPRLNANQAIELAFLISEEIKKNSKYSINSIRKAS, encoded by the coding sequence ATGAAAAATTGGAAACCTAATTCCTGGAGAACAAAAACTGGAAAACATTTACCCGTTTATGAAAACGAAGCCAAATTAAACGAGGTTTTGAAAGAAATTTCTAAATTCCCTCCACTTGTTTTCGCTGGCGAGTCTCGAACACTTAAACAAATACTCGGAGATGTGAGTGAAGGAAAAGCTTTTTTATTTCAAGGAGGAGATTGCGCTGAGAGTTTTGAGGAATTTCATCCAGATAATATTAGGGATTTATTTAAGGTTATTTTGCAGGTTTCTTTAATACTTACAGTTTCATCTCACTTACCAATAGTAAAAATAGGTAGGGTTGCGGGTCAATTTTCTAAACCAAGAAGCTCTTCAACAGAGATTATAAATGGAAAAGAGCTTCCAAGTTATTTAGGTGACAATATTAATGGAATGAAATTCGATGAGCAGTCTCGAAAGCCTGATCCTATAAGATTATTAAAATCTTACTCACAATCTGCTGCAACATTAAATTTATTACGAGCATTTTCTCAAGGAGGGTTTGCTGATTTGAGCAAAGTACATCTATGGAATATGGACTTTGTTAACAAGAGCGCTGATAAAAAATTTAAAGAAATTCAAAATAAAGTTATGGATGCTTTAAACTTCATGCATGCCTGTGGTATTACCATTGAGCAAAATAGAAGATTAAGAACTGTAAATTTTTATACGAGTCACGAGGCTTTGCATCTTCCTTATGAGGAAGCGATGACAAGAGTGGATTCAACTACAGGCGAATACCATGATACCTCAGCACATTTTTTATGGATTGGAGATCGTACTAGGCAGATAGATGGAGCGCATGTAGAGTTTTGTAGAGGAATTAAAAATCCAATAGGAATTAAATGTGGTCCAAGTTTAGACGCAAAAGAATTAATTAAGTTAATTGAGGTTTTAAATCCAGAGGATGAAGCTGGAAGAATAACTTTAATAGCTAGATTCGGTCACGATAAAGTTGAAAAATTTTTACCAAAACTTATTCAAGCCGTAAAAAAATCAAATAAGAAAGTAATTTGGTCTTGTGACCCGATGCATGGCAATACAATTAAATCTACCACTGGATTTAAGACTAGACCATTTAAAGATATAATTTCAGAAGTTAAGAGTTTTTTTGATATTCATCAAGGGGAAGGAACCTATGCCGGCGGATTGCACATTGAAATGACTGGAAAAAACGTCACCGAATGTATTGGAGGTGCGCAGAATATTACAGATAAAGATTTATCTAGTAGATACCATACACACTGCGACCCTAGATTGAATGCAAATCAAGCGATTGAGTTAGCATTTCTTATTTCAGAGGAAATTAAGAAAAATTCTAAATATTCAATAAACTCCATTAGAAAAGCTTCTTAA
- the rpsD gene encoding 30S ribosomal protein S4: MTKRINSTHKVDRRLGVNLWGRPKSPFNTRAYRPGQHGQRSKGKPSDYNVQLQAKQKLKSYYGNMSERQFRNLFRKAYKKKGDTGENLVGLLERRLDAVIYRAKFAITVFAARQMINHGKVKVNGKKVNISSYLVSENDEIEIKDSFKQSIPIIGATQSKEREVPEYIIADHKKMTAKFNKVPKYDQIPYPVQMEPKLVVEYYSR, from the coding sequence ATGACAAAAAGAATAAATTCTACTCATAAAGTGGACAGACGCCTAGGGGTAAATCTTTGGGGCAGACCAAAAAGTCCCTTTAATACTAGAGCCTATCGTCCAGGACAACATGGGCAGAGAAGTAAAGGCAAACCTTCGGATTACAATGTTCAATTACAAGCTAAGCAAAAATTAAAAAGTTATTATGGCAATATGAGTGAACGACAGTTTAGAAATCTTTTTAGAAAAGCTTATAAGAAAAAAGGTGACACAGGAGAAAATTTAGTTGGTCTATTAGAAAGAAGACTAGATGCTGTTATCTACAGAGCGAAATTTGCAATCACTGTTTTTGCAGCAAGACAAATGATTAATCATGGAAAAGTAAAAGTGAATGGAAAGAAAGTTAATATTTCAAGTTACTTAGTTTCTGAAAATGATGAAATAGAAATTAAAGACTCATTCAAACAATCGATTCCAATTATAGGAGCAACACAAAGTAAAGAAAGAGAAGTTCCAGAATATATTATTGCTGATCACAAAAAAATGACTGCAAAATTTAATAAAGTTCCAAAATATGATCAGATCCCTTATCCTGTACAAATGGAACCTAAACTAGTTGTGGAATACTATTCTAGATAA
- the purS gene encoding phosphoribosylformylglycinamidine synthase subunit PurS: MKLQVIVTLKKDVLDPQGSAIKSSLSNMGFKNIESLRQGKTFEIIVKEKDEKVALSKAKEMCEKLLANLTIEDYSVRTIKE; the protein is encoded by the coding sequence TTGAAACTACAGGTTATTGTCACATTAAAAAAGGATGTTTTAGATCCTCAAGGTTCTGCAATAAAAAGTTCATTATCAAATATGGGCTTTAAAAATATTGAAAGTTTAAGGCAAGGAAAAACTTTTGAAATAATTGTAAAAGAAAAAGATGAAAAAGTTGCTCTTTCTAAAGCTAAAGAAATGTGTGAAAAACTTTTAGCAAATCTGACGATTGAGGACTATTCAGTAAGAACTATTAAAGAATGA